ttccaagctgccccaatatcaggacccatcttccttaagtTTAGTATGCTGCCCagtccctttggaggatggaacattctctgccactgttgatccaagttgagggcaacgtcctatgggggtccacaaagaggtctattgtgttgttcctgctaggaatgaccggtatcaatggagagaggggtttattcgaggtctatgcccatcatgtttgtttgggaatcttaggactccccaaatagggcccaagctgatggggtggcctaatagtgactaaagagcttggcgatacgagaatccggcctgaagcccagccagtctatcttggcgttactctcgatcgcactctgtcatttcacaaacatctcataaaaactgcagcaaaggtgggcgcgaggaatcacatcattgcaagactggccagctcctcatggggcgcgagcgcttccacactacgatcatcatctctggcattatgctattccactgcagaatactgtgccccaggatggttccgtagcccccatgtccacttggtcgattccaaattatattcctccatgaggatcatttctggaaccatccgttccaccccggttccgtggctgccagttcttagcaacatcgccccgccagatattcgtcgggatgcggcatcatctaagttcatttcccacgtctacgctcgactggacctgccaatatacgcggatatcttcgcccaccctgtccaacgcttgacgtctcgtcacccaatctggtcccctacgcctacactgaacttctctgtcccagactcttggaaacagagttggcagtcagctgaggtaaagaacaaacacctcatcacagacccctgcaagcgtcaacccggctttgacctagcacgttatgattgggccctcctcaatcgctatcgaacaggccatggccggtgcgccgctatgttccatcgctggggagccagagatgacccgaactgcccctgcggctacagacagactgtgacccacatagtcaacaactgccacctctccagattcaaaggaggtcttgaaactttacatcaggctcaacctgatgctgttgactggctacggaagaagggcaaacgctagaagaagaagaattaaagtatgccagtgtcttgcccttattcagcttttgcagtccttggtttgatgaggttagctttggagtgagtgagagaactgtaataggaagtaggtgaggagggtctctaagtctaagtagacactatttcattatgaactttatattgactcactacagactattgtgtatttttgctttcaggtatatattttgccctaatttatggatacatgtgaacatatgccctatctcataggacctggtctataatatctaggttctgggattttgttaggaagtgaacctcctggaatggaattagagaatactatgaaaggaaaggtctcacctgagtaatgaggccgaagggttgacattccatgcctgatgtctctggacacagtctgaagtgaagcatgctggggtggtactcattgaatcgattaggttgggatcagtgaatgcaatatcatttggtatgaattgagagaagcatgcaggaaagcaagccccaccctagaggttccaggacttgggaaaatataggctctacagaggaagttgGGGATTCCTActgttagggtttaagaagacaatagacagttatttctataatcaccttatttggcaattgggttaactttgaaatatccctttgttaggatttgctgtatcatacacaccatcaccataatttatgtccttcaacattatttgtatatagctgtgccactggttgcttctgttctccctggtctaagctcttaagagagtcaacatatcaaagagctTGTTTCTACAGATCTTCACGGTACACAGAAAACTACACTCCTCACAGGCCACGAACTGCATTTTCCACACGACTTCCCACTAGGAAAGGCCGGTTGTGTCCTAAGAACTTCACTGAACGCCCCAGGCTCACTCATTCACAAGTGCACACCTCGCACTTCCTGCTCTAAACTCTCGCTCTCCTAAATGCACTGTTGTCAAAATCtgctgagggtgtggatccacctgccaacacccatgttcagtggggaagcaatgacagaagccagaccttccaccttctgcatcccacaatgaccttgggtccatgctcccagagggataaagactaggaaagctatcaggggaggggaggggatatggtgctctgggggtgggattggtgtggaattatacccctcttatcctatggtcttgtcgatactTCCCATttcataaaggaaaaaagaaagcaaaatctgCCCACCCAAGCGTGTCTGAGGAGAAGTGAAGGGAGAGGAGTGGAAGCCAAGCATCCTCGTGCAGTCTTTCCCAGAGATCCTGGAATGAGCCTCACGGCCCAAGCATTTCAATGTCTCTTTAGTCTTTGGTGCAGACAGGAAGCTTCGCCCAGAGCTGCCCACGCTTTCAGAGCCTGCCTGTGAGGACTCAGTCTTGTTGCTGCTAACCATAGCCGTTCTCTGAGCCCCGCCTAGATGAGTCCTGCTCGTTCTCTGCCCCAGGAGAAGGCAGAGGTCCCTGCCTGCTACCTGTGTTTCCTCACATCCTCATGTGAGAAACATCTGAATGGGTGGGTTGACTTCCATGGGCTTCGAGGAAAAGGGCACCCACCCATGAGTCGGCATTCACATGGTCACCCAAGGTGGTCAGGGAACCAGGAGAAGAGTTGGTCTGTGGCCCAGAACAAGTTGGCTGTGGGAGCCCCACTCGAGGGCAGACTGTCTGCCTGGGGGGTTTCCCAGCACTGTTGCAAATGGCAGCTGCCCAGAGAAGACAGCTCCTCTCATGGCCACATCAAAGGGGGCCTGGGTGTAGGGCACAGGTTAGAGAGGGGTGGAAAATCAGGCCGGGGACTTCCCCAACCAACACGTGTTGTGTGGTAAGGCACTCCCGAGCAGGAAGGCTTAACACAAGAGCCATCAGACAGTGTCTCATAATGCTGTGAGTCAGGAATTTAACCAGGGCTCAGCCGAGAAGTTCTTTTTCATGTAGCATCAAAGAAGTGCCACTGAGCTGTGGCTGGGCTGCTTCAAGGCAGCTGCTATCCTGTGTCTGGCTTTCAGCAGAGAAGACTGGAggacggggccaggcggtggcgcacctggttaagcgttcacattacagtgcgagaGGActgtggttcaagtccccgtccccacctacagggggaaagctccatgagtggtggagcagggctacaggtgtctgtctgtctctttctgtctctatctctccctcccctatccatttctctttgtctctagccaatttTAAATGAGTaaaaagattaagagagagagaggaccggAGGACTAGATTCAGCTGGGACTATCAGCCACTCCACGCATGGCCTCACCATCACAGGGACCTCATGGAGTTGGACTTCAGATGTGCTCAGGTTTCCAGTGAGATGGCTCCAAAAGGCAGTTTGAAAGCTACAAGACTTCCTGTGACCCAGAAATCCTAGAATGTGATTTGTACAAGATTCTGTGGGTCAGGCAAGTCCCCAAAGGCAACCCCCATCCCAAGCAAAATAGCACCAGACTCCCCTTCTCAGTGGGCGAAGCATAAGCCATTTCCTTCATGTGTGATCTCCCTCAAGGCAAGAGAGCTAGAGACACTTGCTGAGCTCACCATGGAGATTCTTACTctggaggccgggcagtggcacacctgactgagcacatgtgttacagtgcacaaggacccaagttcgagcccccagactccacctgcaggggggaagcttcacaagtggtaaagcagggcgcaggtccctctccctatccctctccctcttctaccccctctctctctctttatctccctcttccctcttgatttctggctgtctctatccgataaataaaataaagatacttagggagtcaggcggtagcgcagcaggttaagcacacgtggcacaaagcgcagagaccaggtaaggatgccggtttgagtccctggctccccacctgcagggaagtcgcttcacaagtggtaaagcaggtctgtaggtgtctgtctttctctcctgctctgttgtcatgtcctctctccatttctctctgccctatccaacaacgacaacaacaaaaataactataacaataaaacaacaaggacaacaaaagggaataaataaataaattgattaattaattaagggagtcgtgtggtagcgcagtgggttaagcgcatgtggcgtgaagcgcaaggactgtcctagagacctgggttcgagcccccggctccccacctgcaggggagtcgcttcacaggtggtgaagcaggtctgcaggcatctgtctttctctccccctctctgttttccccttctctctccatttctctctgtcctatccaacaatgatgacatcaataataacaataataactacaacaataaaataacaagagcaacaaaaggggaaataaatactaataaaataacatcaaataaagatactttttaaaaaatcaaataaaaagagattcTTAACTCTGTGCATATTCTGTGGAGCTCCTGGGACTTGCCAGGAAAGTGTTGCTGGCACTGTACAACGCTTCTGCAAaatagcaacgacaacaacatgtGTAGAGTACAGAGTGCCTTACTTACCCACTGGCCTGGGGCTCCACATGGCAGAGCGGCTCATTAAGTTCATTTCACATAAGaaacaaatcaatcaatcaatacagCAGTAGGATCTGTGCTCATGGAATTCGCTGGCCTTACTGAGCTTCCCACCAGGAGGGAAAGCAGCTGGATTGATACAATGTTGCACCTGTTTTAAAGGCTCAGTGcatggggcccgggtggtggtggcgcacctgcttgagcgcatgtattgcagtgtgcaaagagccaagttcgagcccccggtctccacctgcagggggaaagatttacgagtggtgaagcagggatgtaggtgtctctctgtttctctccctatcacctcccctcttgatttctggctgtctctatccaataaataaagataattttttttaaattttaaaaagaaagtaagttttaaaaaaaagactcagtgcTTCACTAGCTACAAGGCCTGTGCTGTGCCCACGTCTTTCCTGCTGCCCCATGTGCAGGGCCGAGATGAGAAAGACCTGTCCCTCTACACCTGGCGCGTGTAGCCGGGAGACGCTGGGGGTCGAGGCGCAGCACGCTCCTGTACTAACGGAAATGAACTCCACTCCGATACCAGCACTGAGGACTTGGGATAGCGGTCGTTGCCTTTAATCtcacttccctacaggtgggtctAGAACCTGGCAGTGGAAGTTGGTCCTTGCCCACACCGTGTTCCATGCAGAGCTGAACTTCCCTTTCTCCACATTGACTCGGCCTGACCTCCTGTTTCACTCACTTTCTgcccatttatttttactttccttATGCCGAGGGAAGACGAGAACGTACGTGTTTTTCACACTGAGACGAAACACGAAGAAAGTGGGAAGACGGCTTCACACCGTGTCTTCCTATTTAGGGAATGAACACTATTAGACACTTGCTGTATAAGTGCTCTCGGTAAATACCCAGCTTGGCAAAGGACAAGGAGGGTGGAGGGGATTGACTCCAATCCATGGGGCGACTGCccggttcaccaccacctgctccctcctatctctccttctctttctctatgagAAAGTTGGCCCCAGAGTGCTGGAGCCCCAATGACAAGGGAAGAAaacggaaaagaaaaaatagacagcACCAAACTTATGTTGCTCAACTAAAGACAGGGCCTCCCATGGCCCCCACTCAGCACTGCACCAGAGACTGCAGTCGGGCCAGCAggtaaggggtgggggagaggtccTCAGATCACAAATGGTTACAAGCTCCGCTTGCCAAAAGGTTCACTTCctgttgagtgagtgagtgatctTGGTACACcagtccttcccttctctctctctctcacttctgaACAGAGAAggtgcttatttttgttgttgttagagatttatcttttattacttttatttatctattggatagagaccaccaaaaatcaagaggaaagagggtgatagagagggagagagacattgcagtgcacaaggacccaggttcaaacccctggtccccgcctgcaggacagaagcttcatgagtggtggagcagagctgcaggtgtctgtctgtctctcccccttctctctctcctcccctcttaatttatctctctctatccaataataaataaataaatttttaaaaataaagatttattttaaaaagagagagaggaagagagagagacagacacctgcagcactgcttcaccactttcgaagctttccccctgcagggagggatggtgggctagaacccaggaccttgcacattgtaacatgtgcgctcaatcggTGGGCCACTGCACAGCCCCCAGGCAAGGTGTTTCTATCTTCAAACAGAATATGAAAGAAGAAGCAGCACTTCTGCTTCTAGTCACATGTACAACAGCTTAGTTCCTCCAAAACATTTCCTAtctgtgtttctttctcattttgaTGGCCTCTTCCAGACATTCTGGGATTAGGTGAGGCATCAAAACCAGCTGAAGTGGGAGCGTGAGTAAGTCTCCAGGTCATGAGGCCTCGGCCCAAGAGGTACTGACTCCATCCTTGTGGGGAGCCCGGAAGGTCTGCCTTGCTGAAATGCTGGTCTGTTGTTCATGTTTTAATAACTGTATATAtaatgcttttgttttccttatgcTGGAGAAAATAGAAGACTTATCTGATCACAGTTTTTTATATAAGAtgctattgctgttgatgttgttgttgttgttgttgttggtggtggtggtggtggtggtggtgggtagaCAATTTTGAACTATGTGCTTCAATCAAAATTGCGTCCTGGACCAGaaagtttaattttctttctcagaGGTTTTCATGGGCCACAGAGATGGGGAGGAAACACAACAGCTGGTCAGAGAGAACCAAACGCCTAGAAAAATACCAGAATGGTTGGCGCTCTGGTATAATCCTCCCAGACCCAGACCGTGAGGACTTAAGAAATgtagaataaaggaaagaaagaaagagagaaagaaagaaagaaagaaagaaagggagaggggggagggagggaggaaggaaggaaggaaggaaggaaggaaggaaggaaggaaaggagaaatggaATGAAATGAATGGCTGACTGACTGGTAGAAAAGTGGATGGGTTTCCTTGGAAGCCAGTATCTCCTTCATTTCGATCGCTAAGAGTTTGTTTCCCGAGTGGGCATTGAGTTTTGTCCGGTGGCGCTCTGCTGTATGTCAGGATGGATCCAGTAGCTAAATCACCACTTGGTGACTTCGTTTGGCTTTTCAGGTATGAAAGAATTCTTCTGTTTCTTGGACAAGCTTCCTCTAGTCGATCAATATgtattatccttttaaaaaatcattgctaAATTTGATTTGAGGATATCTATCTAAGGATGTTCATGTCTGCCTGTGTGAGGGATAATTTACACGGTGCTGTGTGAAATCTTGACAGGTGCTTGACAGGTGCGCTAGAATAATTATCTGATTTTTGAATCTTCTTTGTGAAAAAGATTTTTATAGGTAAATAAATTTCTAAACTCAGAGTTGAACTTTTCAGATTTTGACATGGTTTTATATTAGTTTTGGTAGATTGAATCGTCACAGAAAGTTGTCCATTCCATTTACGTTTCTGGAGTTATTTGTATTAAATTGATCGTAACTTTATAAAAACCCGTCATGTGTGCAGCTCTTACCCGTCCTCATACCTGTTATTGACAGTGTGTTCCCCTCaccccactctctctttttttcctcaatCATCTGAGCTAGGATTTTGTTTAGCTTCAAAATGTTTTCAGACAAATCATTTTGGTTTGCATAAtttacatcttttttattttctgtgtctttattttgcttttaccTTTTGTATCTCCTTCACTGTACTCACTTTAATTTTGATTTGCTGAATTTTCCCCCTAACTTCTGGGTCATCTTATGGTCAGCTTCTTGATTTTTacttgttttgggtttttttttttacataaaaggaaacactgaaaaaaccataggatgggaggagtacaacttcacacaattcccaccaccagatctccgtatcccatccctcccctgatagctttcctattctttatccctctggaagtgtggacccagggtcattgtaggtgttgaaggtggaaggtctggcttctgtagttgcttccctgctgaacatggacactgactgGTCGTAATGTGAGTCACATTTTCCTGTTTTTTCATATACCaagtaattttgttgttgttaatattattatcttattgtcagggttatttctggcatTTGTgtcagcagtacaaatccacggctcctggtggccattttttccatatttttttctttctattttacaaagagaatttgagaagggaggggagacagagaagaagagagacagagacacacctgcagacctgcttcaccacttgagaagcgccCCCACCTCCAACAagtggggagcggaggcttgaacccagatccttgtgcatggtgatatgtgagcttaaccaagtgagccactggCTGCCCCCTGCCCATGTAATGCTGTATTGTGTGTTAAGCATTAGGAATTCTAGGTTTTCGATGCTGGATTCTGACTCATTCTTCTTGGGGGAAAACCATGTTGATTGTCTATTGAGTTATTTGTTACCTGAGCAGGTAAGCAGCCAGGCTGAGCTCTGTCTGAGGGAGCAGGAAAACCGTGTTGATTGTCTATTGAGTTATTTGTTACCTGAGCAGGTAAGCAGCCAGGCTGAGCTCTGTCTGAGGGAGCAGCAAGCACCTGAGCTCAGTTCTTCCAGCTTCCACATGCATGTCCCCGGCTGAGAAGCCACGCCAGCACTCGGGAAACAAACATTCACAGACCGGGGGGCTGTGCGTCCTAGGCCTTTCCTGTCTGACCTCCCTACCCTCAGGCTCCAGTACCAatccctgccctcaacttggcctgatattttaaaattaaaaaaaacaaaagctgtGAGTTTTCTACTAGAATTAAAGaagagttatgggacatatactcagtggagttcTCCCTGGTCTTACatctgggttgatttttttttcccccatgtgtgtgtattcaattctctaaattccccatatgagtgaaaccaccctgtAGTAAGTAGTCCTTTACCCCCTCACTTCACTAAGCGTATTcgtcttcagttccatccattttattccacAGGGCACAATCGTGTCTTTTTATTGCTGCGTAGTACTCCACTGCATATGTGTTCCATAGCTTTTCTTgaatccactcatctgttggatgGCATtatggttgcttccatatttcagCTATTGTCAGCTGTGAACATGgaggtacatatatccctttgagtTAGAGTTATTCTACCTGCTGGATAGATTCTAAGGGTTTCTTGTATTCTGGAGAGTTGGGGGGATGTGACTACCACTGGGTCGATATCTGATTGTTTTTATCTGCCCTGGTGTTGCAGGCAATACAAGTCACCACCCAAACCACCAGCCACTTCACCCTCGGGCTGCTTCATTTCTGTATCCAGCAGGAAGGCTAAAACACTGagtttatatacatatttttaaatggcttgttttggggggctgggcagtagtgaagtgggttaagcacacatggcgcaaagagcagggaccttcgtaaggatcccagttcaagcccccggctccccacctgcaggggaagtcacttcacaggcggtgaagcaggtctgcaggtgtctgtctttctctccccctctctgtcttcccttcctctctccatttctctctgtcctatccaacaacaaaacgggcaaaatagcctccaggagcagtgaattcctaatgcaaacaccaagccccagcaataaccctggaggaaaaaaaataaaaatgacttggTTTTAGTCACTTAAGCTAACAGAGAAGACAGCGATTTTGAGCAATTTCCCAACACGAAGTTACTTAATTTTATGGGATTTCCCACCATGaagctccctcctcccccacaggtgggacccaggggcttgaacccaggtccttgcacactgtactatgTGCTCTCAACCGGGTGCGCCCCCGCCCGGCCCACATTGTTTTCCGTGTAGTCCTAGAGATCTCCAGTTCCACCCTGTGACTGTCGCCCCTGTGCCTCTCTGGTTTCAGACTGCCAACATGTACCTGGAGCTCACCCCAGACCCCAACACCTCCCAGGTGTACGACTATGACCATGACTATGACTATGACTACCTCCTGTGTGAACACCAGGACCTCTCCTTCGCCACCATCGGTGCCACCGTCCTGTACTGCCTGGTGTCCTTGCTCAGCCTGGTGGGCAACAGCCTGGTGCTGTGGGTCCTGGTCAGGTATGAGAACCTGGAGTCCCTCACCAACGTCTTCATCCTCAACCTGTGCCTGTCTGACCTGACCTTCTCCTGCCTGCTGCCCTTCTGGACCCTGGAGTACcacgggggctgggggctgggcgacTTCCCCTGCAAGCTGCTCACCATGGTCTTCTCCATCAGCCTCTACAGCAGCATCTTCTTCCTCACCGTCATGACCGTGCACCGCTACGTGTCCGTGGTGTGGCCTCTGTCATCCATGAACTTCAACGGCCTCCGGTGCCGCGGGCTGGTGACCGCCGGGGTGTGGGCGGCCAGCGTCCTGTCGTCCGTGCCCGAGGCCGTCTTCCACAGGGTGCTGTCCTCCCACTGCAGCTACTCGGCCGAGCGGTGGTTCGTCGTGTCCGTGTACCAGCACAACGCCTTCTTCCTGCTGTCGCTGGGCACCATCCTCTTCTGCTACATGGAGATCCTCAGGACCCTGTTCCGCTCGCCGGCCAGGCGCCGCCACCGTACCGTGCGGCTCATCTTCGCCATCGTGGCGGCCTACTTCCTCAGCTGGGCCCCCTACAACCTCGTCATGTTCCTGCAGACGCTGCTCAAGCTGGGGCTGGTCCAGGGCTGCAGGGCCAAGCGGCGGCTGGACTACGCGGTGCTGGTCTGCCGCTGCGTGGCCTTCTCCCACTGCTGCGTCAACCCCGTGCTCTACGTCTTCGTGGGCATCAAGTTCCGCAGGCACCTCAAAAGTCTGCTCCGCCGCTGCTGGCTGTGCCAGCCCAGCCCTCCCTGCACCCCGCACTCCGGCGGGGCCTTCAACTACGAGGGCGCCTCCTTCTACTGAGCGGCGGGCAGGAGCAGAGGAGGGGCACCGCCGGGTGGGTGGGCCGGGCAGAAGGCTCAGCGGCAGGGGGGAGACggctgcaggggtgggggcgggAGAAAGACACTGCACCGTGCCGCCCTACTTTTATAGAATAATGGCTTCCCATCTGGAAACGTTATATTGTCCTGGGGGGCGGGATGCTTCTTGGATTCTGAGCTtgggattttttttattgattaatgTGATTAATTATTGATTAATTAGACATgggactcctcctcctcctctccatcctcctctcctcttccttctcctcctgctcctctcctccttctccttctattttttctcctcctcctcctcctcctcctccttctctttctcctcctcctcctcctccttctccttcttcttttgccaccagagttactggtggggcttagtgcctgcaagaCTCCATTTCCCtttagccattttccccctttttgatagagggtaagagactgagagatagagagaggcagagagaggaagaggtatcTGCAGTATTGCTCCACAAGCTTGCCCCATGcacctggggaccaggggcttgaacctgggtccttgagaatggtagcatgtgtgttctctttggtgcaccaccacctgaccccatagaCGAGGATTTCTTACGGTTGATTAGTTCAGAAGATTATCCAGCATGAAGAGATTTCTAGATGGGGATGTCTTTGAAAGCCAGTGAGTATGAAAGTGTTGCCGCTTGCTGGCAAGATGTCTCTAtcctccctaccttcagggctGGTAGTGAAACAAGCACGTGAGAGCTCTCGTCCAGGATTAGCACATATGAAAAAGAGATTTCCTTTGGTCTGCTtcgaagaccccttctgtttcattagtttgatccccccctgcttaacactgtattctatttacataaccactgttaatcaagcaccgccctgcctccagggcactggtttaatcctcactgttttgcacactttttccttctccccaacccccatcctacatacatcctcttccgacctgacagttccacctcaggatatataaggacaggattgtgattagagatggcttagattgcgctgcgttctacatgaataaagagatactgcgtacagctcagccctgagtccctggtcgtctgtctcccgcctgcgaagctagcccggcagatcTCTGTGACCGTGTGGGAGAGATCTCAAACACATTCACATTTGGTGTTTACCTCTCTTGGTTTGTTCTGACTAAATTTT
Above is a window of Erinaceus europaeus chromosome 12, mEriEur2.1, whole genome shotgun sequence DNA encoding:
- the XCR1 gene encoding chemokine XC receptor 1 produces the protein MLTANMYLELTPDPNTSQVYDYDHDYDYDYLLCEHQDLSFATIGATVLYCLVSLLSLVGNSLVLWVLVRYENLESLTNVFILNLCLSDLTFSCLLPFWTLEYHGGWGLGDFPCKLLTMVFSISLYSSIFFLTVMTVHRYVSVVWPLSSMNFNGLRCRGLVTAGVWAASVLSSVPEAVFHRVLSSHCSYSAERWFVVSVYQHNAFFLLSLGTILFCYMEILRTLFRSPARRRHRTVRLIFAIVAAYFLSWAPYNLVMFLQTLLKLGLVQGCRAKRRLDYAVLVCRCVAFSHCCVNPVLYVFVGIKFRRHLKSLLRRCWLCQPSPPCTPHSGGAFNYEGASFY